In the Gymnodinialimonas sp. 202GB13-11 genome, one interval contains:
- a CDS encoding YtoQ family protein, giving the protein MTLNVYLSGEIHTDWRERIVDGSADLDLSFSGPVTDHAASDDCGVAILGEEPNKYWHDHKGAMVNAIRTRHGIENADVVVVRFGEKYKQWNAAFDAGYASALGKPIIVLSMPEHQHPLKEVHAAALAVAEEPEQVVQILRYVLSGSLPG; this is encoded by the coding sequence ATGACGCTGAATGTCTATCTGTCGGGAGAGATTCACACCGATTGGCGGGAGCGTATTGTGGACGGCTCTGCCGATTTGGACTTGTCGTTCTCGGGCCCTGTCACCGACCATGCGGCCAGCGATGATTGCGGCGTGGCGATCCTCGGGGAAGAGCCGAACAAGTATTGGCACGACCATAAGGGCGCCATGGTTAACGCGATCCGCACCCGCCACGGGATCGAGAATGCCGATGTGGTCGTCGTACGGTTTGGCGAAAAATACAAACAGTGGAACGCGGCGTTTGACGCAGGTTATGCCAGCGCATTGGGCAAGCCGATCATCGTGCTGTCGATGCCGGAGCATCAGCATCCCTTGAAAGAGGTGCACGCGGCAGCACTGGCCGTGGCGGAAGAGCCCGAGCAGGTGGTGCAGATCCTGCGTTATGTCCTGAGCGGTTCGTTGCCGGGCTGA
- the pheT gene encoding phenylalanine--tRNA ligase subunit beta, producing the protein MKFTLSWLKDHLETEASLDDILEALTDLGLEVEEVEDRAARLKDFTIAKVKSAEKHPDADRLRVCQVETDEGMQQIICGAPNAREGITVVLAKPGMYVPGIDTTIGVGKIRGIESFGMMASERELELSDEHDGIIELPSGEVGDRFVDWLAENDPAKVDPVIEIAITPNRQDALGVHGIARDLAARGLGTLKAHNPTEVPGTFPCPINVTIDADTLDDAPHFTGRLIRGVKNGPSPEWLQDRLRAIGLRPISALVDITNFFTFDQNRPLHVFDADKVAGNLRVHRAAGGETITALDDKDYTFVAGQVVISDDNGPESIAGVMGGAETGCTEETVNVFLESAWWEPVRIAYTGRELKINSDARYRFERGVDPEYTRPGLEAATQMVLDLCGGEASEVVEAGAAPQTARSYTLDPKRVESLVGMEIARDEQVRILTALGFSASGSGDTLEVWVPSWRRDVHGEADLVEEVARVTSLTGLKPQPLPREPGVPAPVLTPMQLRERSARRTAAALGYNECVTYSFIDKASAELFGGGTDDVMLENPISSEMSHMRPALLSGLLQAAARNQARGMMDMALFEVGAAFHGGEPGEQHLMVSGLLIGQTGPRDPHGARRSVDVFDVKADAEAVLAAIGAPAKAQILRGAREWWHPGRHGMICLGPKKVLGIFGELHPKVLDAMDVKGPAMAFTIFPEEVPMPRKASASRGAVTMADLQAVERDFAFVVAADVAALDLVNAAAGADKALIEEVRVFDEFIGGSLGEGQKSLAITVRMQPTDKTLTEEEIEAVGVKIVEKVSKATGGTLRG; encoded by the coding sequence ATGAAGTTCACTCTCTCCTGGCTGAAAGATCACCTCGAAACCGAGGCGAGCCTTGATGATATCCTGGAAGCCCTCACCGACCTCGGGCTTGAGGTGGAAGAGGTGGAGGACCGCGCCGCGCGGCTCAAGGATTTTACCATCGCCAAGGTGAAGTCGGCCGAGAAGCACCCCGACGCAGATCGCCTGCGGGTGTGCCAGGTCGAGACCGACGAAGGCATGCAGCAGATCATCTGCGGCGCGCCCAATGCGCGCGAGGGGATCACCGTGGTCCTCGCCAAGCCCGGCATGTACGTGCCCGGCATCGATACGACGATTGGTGTGGGCAAGATCCGGGGCATCGAGAGCTTTGGCATGATGGCGTCTGAGCGCGAGCTTGAGCTGTCAGACGAGCATGACGGCATCATCGAGCTACCGAGCGGTGAGGTGGGTGACCGTTTTGTCGATTGGCTGGCCGAGAACGACCCCGCCAAGGTCGATCCCGTGATCGAAATCGCCATCACGCCAAACCGGCAGGACGCGCTTGGCGTCCACGGCATCGCGCGCGATCTTGCAGCGCGGGGGCTTGGGACGCTCAAGGCGCACAACCCGACAGAGGTGCCCGGCACCTTCCCGTGCCCGATCAACGTGACGATTGACGCCGATACGCTGGACGACGCCCCGCATTTCACCGGGCGGTTGATCCGTGGCGTGAAGAACGGCCCCAGCCCGGAGTGGCTGCAGGATCGCTTGCGCGCGATTGGCCTGCGCCCGATTTCCGCGCTTGTCGACATCACCAACTTCTTCACCTTCGACCAGAACCGCCCTCTGCACGTCTTCGACGCTGACAAGGTCGCGGGGAACCTGCGTGTCCATCGCGCGGCGGGTGGTGAGACGATCACCGCATTGGACGACAAAGACTACACCTTCGTCGCCGGACAGGTCGTGATTTCCGATGATAATGGCCCCGAAAGCATCGCCGGTGTGATGGGCGGGGCCGAGACGGGCTGCACCGAGGAGACCGTCAACGTCTTCCTCGAATCCGCGTGGTGGGAACCTGTGCGCATTGCCTATACTGGCCGTGAATTGAAGATTAATTCCGACGCCCGTTACCGGTTTGAGCGGGGCGTGGACCCTGAATATACCCGCCCCGGCCTTGAGGCCGCGACGCAGATGGTGCTCGATCTCTGTGGAGGCGAGGCGTCCGAGGTTGTGGAGGCTGGTGCCGCGCCGCAAACCGCGCGCAGCTACACGCTCGACCCCAAACGCGTCGAAAGCCTTGTCGGCATGGAGATTGCCCGAGACGAACAGGTCCGCATCCTGACCGCCCTTGGATTCAGCGCGTCTGGATCTGGCGACACGTTGGAGGTTTGGGTGCCATCTTGGCGGCGTGACGTGCATGGAGAGGCTGACCTTGTAGAAGAAGTCGCGCGTGTGACCTCTCTAACCGGTCTCAAGCCGCAGCCCTTGCCGCGCGAGCCCGGCGTGCCCGCGCCTGTTCTGACGCCGATGCAGCTGCGCGAACGCAGCGCGCGGCGGACGGCGGCGGCGCTCGGGTACAACGAATGCGTGACCTACAGTTTCATCGACAAGGCCTCGGCTGAGTTGTTCGGTGGCGGCACCGATGACGTGATGCTGGAGAACCCGATCTCGTCCGAGATGTCGCACATGCGGCCTGCGCTTTTGTCGGGCCTGTTGCAGGCGGCGGCGCGCAATCAGGCACGCGGCATGATGGATATGGCCCTGTTTGAAGTCGGCGCGGCGTTCCATGGCGGTGAGCCCGGTGAGCAGCATCTGATGGTGAGCGGCCTGTTGATCGGCCAAACAGGCCCACGCGACCCCCACGGCGCACGGCGCAGCGTCGATGTGTTCGACGTGAAGGCGGATGCGGAGGCTGTGCTGGCGGCAATCGGTGCACCTGCCAAGGCGCAAATCCTGCGCGGTGCTCGCGAATGGTGGCATCCTGGCCGGCATGGGATGATCTGCCTTGGGCCGAAGAAGGTGCTTGGCATCTTCGGCGAATTACATCCGAAAGTGCTGGACGCGATGGATGTCAAAGGCCCTGCCATGGCCTTCACGATCTTCCCTGAAGAGGTGCCGATGCCGCGCAAGGCAAGCGCCAGCCGTGGGGCGGTGACGATGGCTGATCTGCAAGCCGTGGAACGGGATTTCGCATTCGTCGTGGCGGCAGATGTGGCCGCGCTCGATCTGGTCAACGCTGCGGCGGGTGCCGACAAGGCCCTGATCGAAGAGGTGCGCGTGTTCGATGAATTCATCGGCGGCTCGCTTGGCGAAGGCCAGAAGTCTTTGGCAATCACGGTGCGGATGCAGCCAACGGACAAGACGCTGACCGAGGAAGAGATTGAAGCAGTCGGTGTGAAGATCGTCGAGAAGGTCAGCAAGGCCACCGGCGGCACGTTGCGCGGCTAG